GGTTTTCGAGGTACTTCATTTTCCCAACAATCACTTCGATTTCTTCTTGGACGACAGCCAAATCAGATGAAATTTTTAATAAGTCTTCTGTTTTCTCAGCTTGCTCCATAAAAGTGAGTAGTCTTTCTTCTAAAACGCGCTTCGATTTTAATCTAGCTTCTAAATCGACGTAATGCTCAGTAACATCTTCTCCTGTTACATTTCGTTGTAAGATATCTGTTGCTTCTCCTTCAGCATCCGTTAAAAAAGATTGAAAATGCTTTTCGGGAATTCTTAGCATTATATTGCCGCTAATTGTTTTATCTTCCGCATGATACACATTGGACTCAACGATATAGCCGTTATATTTCGTAACTTTCCTTTCAATGTTGAGCTGCGCCTTTTCAAAATCTGCAACTTGGAATTGTAAAAAAGCTTTATGAATGATCATTCTGACTGCAGGAATATCGTTTGCGCTTTGTGGCATCTCCGTACTAGAATCCGCACTTTCTTCTACATGCTCGTCAGATTCATAGGCAGTAGACTCGCTTTCTACTACTGCCATTTCATTTGACCCAACTTCAGAATCACTAAATTCAATATGGTCTTTCTTAGATTCAGATGCACTGCAAGCAGTGATCAATAGAAATCCACTGAATAAGAACAATAATAAACACCAATGTTTTTTCAATGTCAACACCCCTATAGCTTTTCTTCGCATTTAAAGAGTAGACTGAAAAAAACGTGAATAGTTACAGTTTTAATCTTTTTTATAAAAGAATTTACGCCCCACCCGCTCAATGAATGACGGCATAAGTGCATATAACTTACTTGTAATGCCCATATACCACGGTAAATTAACTTCTCTTACTGGTTTTTCGATGGCTCGTAGAATTGCATCGACGACAGTTTGAACGGTAAGCAAATGTCGCCCCACTGATGTACGGTATTTTCCTGAGCGGTCTGCAAGGTCTAGAAATGGCGTATCTATCGGACCTGGGTGGATGGTTGTTACGTGCATATTGAATGGTGCAAGCTCCATGCGAAGTGCATTCGTATAGCCGATAAGTGCATGCTTTGAAGCAGCATAAATAGAAGCTTTTGGGGTTGCTACCTTCCCCGCTTGCGAACCGATATACATTAAATGTCCTTTCTTTCTCTTCATCATGCGCGGCAGTAATCGGCGTGTCAATTGCATGGGAACGACGACATTTACATCCATTATACTTTCAATCATTTCATCCGTCGCATCATAGGCATATGAAAAAGTCCCAATACCTGCCGAAAAAATAACAACATCTGGTGTTTCAATTGTAAGAAGAAGCCGATCCATCTCCTTCCGATTCGACAAATCCACTTGAATAATCTTTGCTCCCTCTGCTTGTAACTGTTTCAATGGCCCGGTTGACCGTCCTGTTGCCCAAACTCGATGTCCTTCTGAAAGTAGGCGTTTCGTAAGTGCATAACCAACGCCACTTGTTGCGCCAGTAATGAAAATTGTTTTAACTTTGGGCATAGCTGAACACACCATGCTCATCGCGCGTCTCAAGAATGATTCCTTCGTCAAGTAAATAGTCAATTTGCCCAATTGTTTCTGATAATGTTAAGCCTAACTCTTTTTCATATACAGTAGGAAATAATTCTGCCGTTAATTCAAAAATCGTTCGTCGACCATCAACCAACATACCATGGACTTTCATCGCACGTTCACGTTGTTGAGTAAGACGCTTTTCTATCAATGAATGGACACCATAGACTTCTTCACCATGACCTGTATAAATCGTTTCGATTGGTATTGTTAACAATCTTTTCAAAGATGCATTGTATTGCAATAGGGAACGAGGTCGCTCGTCATTCCGATTTAGCGGCGGTTCAATGAGTGGGTTTGATGAGACTTTTCCTAGTAAAAGGTCGCCGCCAATCATCTCGTGCGTTTCTTCATTCCAAAACGCTAGATGACTTTGTGCATGACCCAATGTTTCTAACACAGTCCACCCAGGGTGACCAGGAACTACATCGCCCTCGTTGATCTTTTTATCTAATGATCTATTCCCCATCATCGCAATCGGTCTTTTCATTTTGGGAACCCAACTCAAATATTGCTCTGGCACGCCCTCTTCAAGTAGACGCTCAAGATAAAATTGATCATGATAGTCAAAAAAAGCTTCATCTCGCTTTAGCCATAAGTTATTATACGGGTGACCAAGAACCTCCGCATTGTCAAATGCATCTATCCAACCCGCATGATCGGGATGATGATGTGTCAGAATTACTTGTTCAACATCCTTGAAAGTATATCCAGCTTCTTTTAACCCATATTTTAATGCTTCATATGCTTCAGGCGTTTTCGGTCCTGCATCGAATAAAGAAAGTGTATCACCTTTTACTAAAAATGCATTCACATCACCGACCGCAAATGGTGTAGGAATCTCAATTTTATGTATCATCAAATCATCCTCTTTTCACAATAAGTTGACTCTCCCAATTCAATCTGATCTAAATGGAAAGTGAATCACTGTTCAGTATATTGTACAACTTTTCCATAACCGCGTCACCCTTTACTAGCAACATAATAAATAGATTTGATATCAACAAAAATATATTTATAAAAGCACGAATCCACCATAATCTGTTGACGAATTTTCAAGACTGTGCAATAATCGGAATAATTGATGAATAAACAGGCGTTGACGAGGACTAGTAGAAGTGGTGATGGAGAAAAGCAAATGTGGTCATCGGCTGAAAACCACAATCCCGCTCCCCCTTCGAACCTACTTCCGAGCCGCTATGGAAACATGGCCGTCACCATCGCGTTATAGATGGATGAGTTGTACTGGTTAACCAGTAAATATAGGTGGTATCGCGGAAACATGCGTTTTCGTCCTGATTGTAGGGACGAAAGCGCATTTTTTACGTTTTTTTAAGTGTTAAATGTTTGGAGGTATACGGGTTGTGACTGGCATCTAAAAGGACGCAACCATCCTATCTGTTCAGAGAAAAAGGAGTGGTTATATGCAAACAATTGTATTTGTAGGTGCAGGATCAATGGCTGAGGCGATTATCGCAGGAATGGTAAAAAAAGCAGTCATTCATCCTAAGAAGTTATTTGTGATGAATAAAGGAGATGATAAAAGGCTCTTTTCTTTACAACAAAAATATGGAATTTCAATCGTTTGTGAACAACGTGACGCTTTAAAAAAAGCGGATCTCGTGGTTCTTGCTACAAAACCGCAAGATATTCATCAAGCGATGTTAGACATTTCACCCTTTTTAAATCGTTCATCTGCGGTGTTATCTGTCATTGCCGGTATTTCAATTAAAACAATTGCAAAAGGATTAGGCGCGAGACCCATTGCACGAGCAATGCCTAACACATCCGCCACGATCGGAAAGTCGGCTACTGGCATCGCGTTTAATCATACGGTCGATGCTATATTAGAAACGCAATTGCTAACATTAATGAATGCAATCGGTCTTGTTCAACAAGTAGATGAACCAGACCTCCATACAGTAACCGCATTATCCGGAAGTGGACCGGCTTACGTATATTATTTAGTTGAAGCTTTTGAAGAAGTAGCGATTCAAAAAGGGTTATCGCCAGACATTGCACGTTCACTTATTATTCAAACGCTTGAAGGTGCAACTGCTATGTTGAAAGAAACAAGAGAAGAACCAGCAATACTTCGGGAGAATGTCACAAGTCCAAACGGGACAACAGCCGCAGGTCTACAAGCATTGGCAGATGGTGATTTCAAAAAGATCATCGCCAATTGTATCGAGAAAGCAAGTGAACGTTCAGAAGAACTTGCTTTAGCAACTTGTAAAATGAAGCAATCATGAGATTCATGGAAGTGCAAACTTTCCGATTTCACACGGCCGTTTTGT
This window of the Sporosarcina pasteurii genome carries:
- a CDS encoding SDR family oxidoreductase; the encoded protein is MPKVKTIFITGATSGVGYALTKRLLSEGHRVWATGRSTGPLKQLQAEGAKIIQVDLSNRKEMDRLLLTIETPDVVIFSAGIGTFSYAYDATDEMIESIMDVNVVVPMQLTRRLLPRMMKRKKGHLMYIGSQAGKVATPKASIYAASKHALIGYTNALRMELAPFNMHVTTIHPGPIDTPFLDLADRSGKYRTSVGRHLLTVQTVVDAILRAIEKPVREVNLPWYMGITSKLYALMPSFIERVGRKFFYKKD
- a CDS encoding DUF4349 domain-containing protein; this translates as MKKHWCLLLFLFSGFLLITACSASESKKDHIEFSDSEVGSNEMAVVESESTAYESDEHVEESADSSTEMPQSANDIPAVRMIIHKAFLQFQVADFEKAQLNIERKVTKYNGYIVESNVYHAEDKTISGNIMLRIPEKHFQSFLTDAEGEATDILQRNVTGEDVTEHYVDLEARLKSKRVLEERLLTFMEQAEKTEDLLKISSDLAVVQEEIEVIVGKMKYLENQTALSTVEIHLFENRIVIPDIDSKGLDTWEKTKKQFTTSINYLLAFASSLVVFFVGNFPILLLLLVIISGVYFFIRRKINRKE
- a CDS encoding MBL fold metallo-hydrolase, whose amino-acid sequence is MIHKIEIPTPFAVGDVNAFLVKGDTLSLFDAGPKTPEAYEALKYGLKEAGYTFKDVEQVILTHHHPDHAGWIDAFDNAEVLGHPYNNLWLKRDEAFFDYHDQFYLERLLEEGVPEQYLSWVPKMKRPIAMMGNRSLDKKINEGDVVPGHPGWTVLETLGHAQSHLAFWNEETHEMIGGDLLLGKVSSNPLIEPPLNRNDERPRSLLQYNASLKRLLTIPIETIYTGHGEEVYGVHSLIEKRLTQQRERAMKVHGMLVDGRRTIFELTAELFPTVYEKELGLTLSETIGQIDYLLDEGIILETRDEHGVFSYAQS
- the proC gene encoding pyrroline-5-carboxylate reductase → MQTIVFVGAGSMAEAIIAGMVKKAVIHPKKLFVMNKGDDKRLFSLQQKYGISIVCEQRDALKKADLVVLATKPQDIHQAMLDISPFLNRSSAVLSVIAGISIKTIAKGLGARPIARAMPNTSATIGKSATGIAFNHTVDAILETQLLTLMNAIGLVQQVDEPDLHTVTALSGSGPAYVYYLVEAFEEVAIQKGLSPDIARSLIIQTLEGATAMLKETREEPAILRENVTSPNGTTAAGLQALADGDFKKIIANCIEKASERSEELALATCKMKQS